One part of the Vicia villosa cultivar HV-30 ecotype Madison, WI linkage group LG6, Vvil1.0, whole genome shotgun sequence genome encodes these proteins:
- the LOC131610547 gene encoding CST complex subunit TEN1-like, translating into MASLEVKSGSLVSLQDLRPSSPFFKQGTSLRIIGKLHEYSSETGLATVIDGKDILKVNTEHLRDLRFQVGSVYQFIGELLIQPDNEGVLQARVGRNVDGIDLNLYHQSLLLLRQFQANHLDNAAT; encoded by the exons ATGGCATCATTGGAAGTGAAATCAGGCTCATTGGTATCTTTACAAGATCTGCGACCATCCTCTCCTTTTTTCAAGCAAGGAACATCACTCAGAATAATTGGAAA GTTACATGAGTACTCTTCAGAGACAGGCCTAGCAACAGTTATCGATGGTAAGGACATTCTAAAAGTTAATACTGAGCATTTGAGGGACCTTAGGTTTCAAGTTGGCTCTGTCTACCAATTCATCGGTGAACTCCTTATCCAACCTGATAACGAG GGAGTTTTGCAAGCACGTGTTGGTAGAAACGTCGATGGGATTGATCTCAACCTTTATCATCAATCTTTGCTGCTTTTGAGACAGTTTCAAGCCAATCATTTGGATAATGCAGCAACTTAA